The Rhodanobacteraceae bacterium genomic sequence TGTGTTCGTAAAAAGGCCGAACGCTGGCGTTATTCAGTCGGACGCGGTTTAATAGAGCGGCCACTTCCGTGGCTTTCCACGGCCCAATCCAGGAGATCTCCAATGAAGTTCACCCGTACCGTACTCGTGGCTGCACTCGCTTCCGCGATGGCTCTGTCGTTGTCGGCCTGCGGCAATTCCGGCAACGAAGGTTCGTCGTCGGCTGCCACCGAGGCACAAAGCGCCGCCGAAGCCGTCTCGTCGGCCGCCAGCAGCGCCGCGCAGGCTGCCAGCTCGGCTGGCCAGGCTGCTGCTTCCGAAGCTTCCAGCGCCGCTGCCCCGGCTTCGGCTTCGACCGCCGCGCCGGCTTCGACCTCTGCTCCGGCTTCGGCCAGCACCGCCGCTCCGGCTTCCAGCGGCGCTTCCGCGATGGACGCCATGAAGGATGCCGCCAGCAAGGCCAAGGACGCCGCCGGCGCCGTGAAGGACGCGGCCGACAAGGCCAAAGACGCGATGAAGGGCCACTGATCCCTTCCGCGTTCTGCAACACCCGAAACCGGCCGCCTCGCGCGGCCGGTTTTTTTTTCGACTGCCGCGCCGATTTGTGCTTTCATGCAGGTTTGCACGCCCTGGACCAGACCATGCCCGTCATTCCTTCGCGCCTCGATACCCGCAGCGACGAATTCCGCGGCAACGCCGCGCGCCTGCGGCAACTCACGGATGAGCTGAAGGCCGAACTCGCGCGCACCGCGGAAGGCGGCGGCGCGAAAGCGCGCGAGAAGCACGTCGCGCGCGGTAAACTGCTGCCGCGCGAACGCGTGCGCGCGCTGCTCGATCCGGGTTCGCCGTTCCTGGAACTCTCGCCGCTGGCCGCGCACGACATGTACGACGGCGCCGCGCCCGGCGCCGGCCTCATCACCGGCATCGGCCGCGTCCACGGCGCGGAAGTCGTGGTCGTCGCCAACGATGCCACGGTGAAGGGCGGCACGTATTTCCCGATCACGGTGAAAAAACACCTGCGCGCACAGGAAGTGGCGCTGGAAAACCGCCTGCCCTGCATCTACCTCGTCGATTCGGGCGGCGCGTTCCTGCCGCTGCAGGACGAGGTGTTTCCGGACAAGGAACATTTCGGCCGCATCTTCTACAACCAGGCGCGGATGTCCGCGCTGAACATCCCGCAGATCGCGGTGGTGATGGGTTCATGCACCGCGGGCGGCGCCTACGTGCCGGCGATGAGCGACGAAACCATCATCGTCAAGGAACAGGGCACGATCTTCCTCGGCGGTCCACCGCTGGTGAAGGCCGCGACCGGCGAAGTCGTCGATGCCGAAACGCTGGGCGGCGCCGACGTGCATACGTCGATCTCCGGCGTGGCCGATCATTTCGCCGAGAACGATGCGCACGCGCTGTCGATCGCGCGCGACATCGTCGCGGCATTGAACCGGAAGAAGTCGATGCCGTTGGAACTGGCCGAACCGCGCGAACCGAAATACGCCGCGGAAGAACTCTACGGCGTGATCCCCACGGACACCCGCCGGCCGTTCGACATCCGCGAGGTGATCGCGCGCATCGTCGACGGCTCGGAATTCCACGAGTTCAAGGCGCGCTACGGCAAGACTCTCGTCACCGGCTTCGCGCATATCCACGGCTATCCGGTCGGCATCGTCGCCAACAACGGCATCCTGTTTTCGGAAAGCGCGCTCAAGGGCACGCACTTCATCGAGTTGTGCAACCAGCGCAACGTGCCGCTGGTGTTCCTGCAGAACATCACCGGCTTCATGGTCGGCAAGAAGTACGAACAGGCCGGCATCGCCAAGGACGGCGCCAAGATGGTGACCGCCGTCGCGTGCTCGCACGTCCCGAAGTTCACCGTGGTGATCGGCGGCAGCTTTGGCGCCGGCAACTACGCGATGTGCGGCAGGGCTTATGGGGCAAGGTTCCTGTGGATGTGGCCCAACGCACGCATCAGCGTGATGGGCGGCGAGCAGGCCGCGTCGGTGCTGGCCACGGTCAAGCGCGACGGCATCGAGGCGCGTGGCGGCGAGTGGTCGAAGGAAGAAGAAGAAACCTTCAAGGCGCCGATCCGCGAACAATACGAACGCCAGGGCCACCCGTATTACGCCAGCGCGCGGCTGTGGGACGACGGCATCATCGACCCGGTGGATACGCGCCGCGTGTTGGGACTCGCGATCTCGGCGTCTTTGAACGCGCCGATCGCGCCCGAACGCTACGGCGTGTTCCGCATGTAATTCAAAAGAACTCGTACTCGAGCTGGAACCGCACCGTGGTATCCGGCGTGCCTCGTGTCAGGCCGCCCATGAGCGCCGCGTTGTAGCGGATCTTCTTCGCGTTGCCCAGACTCAACGTGCCGAACAGCGCCGGCCCGACCTTCAGCTCGTCCGAATGCAGATGCGCCGGATCGCCCAGCGTGCCGAAGGCCTGCACGCCGGGCTGGAAACGCGGGCTCAGGTTGTATTTCCACTGCGCCTGGTACTGGACTTCATTGCGCGAGCCCGCCTCGTCTTCCTCGCCAGTCTGTGGAAGCGCGCTCAGCCGGCGCGTGAGATACACGTTGAGGTTGGTCTGCGTGTGCTCGCTTTCATGCTGCAGCATCGGCCCGACGGTCAGCTCGTTCGAATGTTCGAGCCGGTTGTGCGAAAGCTCGGCGAAGATGCCGGCGTCCAGCCAATGCTCGCCGTGCTCGGTCAACTGGAAAATGTTCTCGAATTCGTATTCCTCCACGTGCGCGACTCCGCCCGGCACCTGGGAATACTCGGCCTCGACCTCGACGCCCCAGCGCGGCGCCACGCCGTACCCGACCGCCAGCTTGGCCGCACGCTCGCCGTTGTCGCCCCGCCCCCAATCGAACATGCCGCCCTTCAGTTCCAGTTCCCATTCGCGGTATTCCACGATCGGCGAGTAGATCGCGGACGCGGGCCCGGCCTGCGCGGCCAGCGGCAGGAGCGAGGCGGATCCCAGCGCGCAGAGTGCGGCGCAGCGGATGCGTCGTGACGAAAACGGTCTTGCCGGCATGGAACTCTCCTCAGGTTCACGAATTTCGCGCGCAGTTTCCCCGCCGGCGCGGTGCGGCTGGATCGAAAACATTGCTGGATCGTCAGGTTGCCGCGTGCGGCGTGGCCACGGAAGCGCGCGCCGGCGTGCGGCTGCGCGAGATCCATGCCATGCCTGCGACGAGGATCGCGCACGTCGCGATCCAGAACACCAGTTGCATGCCGGCAGGGCGCGCCTCGTAGCCCGTGAGCGCGTGCATCGCCTGGCCGACAAGCGACTGGTTGGTGAGCAGCCACGAGGTGTCCCACAACTGGTTGCCCCACGCCGGCAGCAGATTGGCCTGGATCAGGAAACCGGCGGCGCTGGAAGCCAGACCTGCCGCCAGCACCACCAGCATCCAGTTGGTGGCGCTGAAGAAGTAACGGAGCGGAATGCGCAGCAGGCCGAAATACAGCGCGAAGCCCACCGCGACGCCGCCCGCCAGGCCCAGCGGCACACCCGCGAGAAACCCGAGCTTGCCCGCGCCGCCCGCGGCCATGCCGAACAGGAACAGCACGATCTCGGAACCCTCGCGCAGCACCGCCAGCGCCACCACCGCCAGCAGGATCGCGATCGAACTCGAGCCGGCCTTCACCGAATCGGTGACCTGCCGCATGTGCTGCACCATTTCCTTGCCGTGGCTGGACATCCAGGTGACGTGCCAGCCGATCATCACCACCGCGGTCAGCAGCACGGCGGCCTCGAACACTTCCTGTCCGATGCCGCCCAGCGAACCTTCGATGAAACCCATGCACAGCGCGACGATGACAGCGCCCAGCGCGCCCAGCGCGATGCCGCCGCCCACGAACGCGGCGCGGCGCGGCACGCCGCGCGTCGCGGCCGCGACCACGGTCACGATCAACGCCGCTTCCAGGACCTCACGAAAAACCAGCAGCGCAATGCCCAGCATCGGGATTCACTCCACGATCAACACGCCGGTGGTGGCGTGGTCGAAATCGTCGTAGAACTTGTAGGTGCCCTTGTCGAGCGGCCCGATGAACACGGTGATCGTCGAGTTCGGCAGGACGATCTTCTCGCGGTTGAAATCGGTGCTCTCGAATTCGGACGGCGTGGCGTTGCGGTTGGTGACCAATACCTTGAACTTGGCGTTGGCCGGCACCTTCAGCGTCGCCGGCTGGAACTGGTGGTTCTGCATGACCAGGTGGAACTCCGGGATCGGCTCGGCGCGCGCGGGCGCGGCCAGCGCGGCGGCGCCCGCGAAAAGCAGAACCGTGAATATCGACGGCCAACGCATTGCTCGACTCCAATCAGGGCTCGTGCCCGACCCACCATGATGGCAAATGCTAATCGTTCTCATTTGGGAACGCAACTGCCTGCAAAACCGCCGGATTTCCCGGCATTCAGGCTCCGGGCCGGGGAGCCCGCGCCCGGTGATGCGGCTATCCTTGACGCTTTGACCGGTCACGCCGCATGGACGAAACGATTCGCATCGAACGCAGCGGCGCCTGCGCGACGCTGACGCTGAACCGACCGCACGTCCACAACGCCTTCGACGACGCGCTGATCGCCGACGTCACCATCGCGCTCGAAGGGTTGGCGGGCGATGCCGGTGTCCGCGCGCTGGTACTCACGGGGTCCGGGGCCACGTTCTCGGCCGGCGCCGACCTCAACTGGATGCGGCGCATGGCGCAGGCCAGCGCGGAAGAAAACCGCGACGACGCGCTGCGGCTGGCGAAACTGCTGCGCACCTTGCAGTTCTTCCCCAAGCCGACGATCGCGCGCGTCAACGGTTCGGCTTACGGCGGTGGTGTGGGATTGATCGCTTGCTGTGACGTCGCGATCGGCGTCGAGGGCGCCAAGTTCGCGCTGAGCGAAGTGAAGCTCGGGCTCGTACCCGCCACCATCGCGCCTTACGTGGTGCAAGCCATCGGGCCGCGCCAGGCGCGCCGGCTGTTCGTCAGTGCGGAAATCTTCGATGCCGCGGAAGCTGCGCGCATCGGCCTGCTGCACCAATGTGTGGCAGTCGGGCAATTGGACGAAGCCGTGGATCACCAGTTGCACTTCCTCACCAAGGGTGGCCCGGCCGCACAGCACGAAGCCAAGCAGCTCGCGCTGCGGACCGCCGGCATGACCCTGGAATCCGTCGAACGCCTCGACGCTGAAAACGCCGAGCTGATCGCGCGCCTGCGGGTGTCGGCGGAGGGCCAGCAGGGGCTCGGCGCATTTCTCGAAAAACGCGCGCCAACCTGGGCGGCGAAGGAGTAAACATGCTCGACCACATCGGTTTCCCCGTTTCCAATTTCCTGCACAGCAAGAAGTTCTACGAGGCGGCGCTGGCGCCGCTCGGGATCGGCATCGTGATGGAGGTGACCGCCGAGCAGACCGGCGGAACCTCGCACGCAGGCTTCGGCGAAGCCGGCAAGCCGTACTTCTGGATCGGCGATGGCGAAGGCATGCTGCGCGGCCGCTTCCACGTTGCGTTCACCGCAAGGACGCGCGCCGACGTCGGTGCGTTCCACCAGGCCGCGCTGGCGGCGGGCGGCCGCGACAACGGCAAGCCCGGCCTGCGACCGCACTATCACGAACACTACTACGGCGCCTTCGTGCTGGACCCCGACGGCCACAACATCGAGGCGGTGTGTCATCTACCGGGTTGATGCGATCCGCTGACAACACGCTGGCAACCGGAGAGCACCCTCCTGTCCTTCCACCAGGCGCAAGGGCCAACCATGAATCATATCCTCAACATCGCCGATGCCCAGTACACCGATCTCGCCGAACAATCACGCAGGATGGGTTCCGAAATGCCGAGCGAACGTTACGGCGGTCGCACGGCCCCGCTCGGCCGCGCGCTCGGCGCGCGCAAGCTGGGTTACAACGTCACCGCGATCGCCCCCGGCAAACGCGCTTATCCGCGCCACAACCATCGCGTCAACGAGGAAATGTTCTTCGTGCTGGAAGGCAATGGTGAGGTCCGCATCGGCGATGAGACTTTTGCGGTTCGTGCCGGCGACGTCATCGCCTGTCCGCCGGGTGGCCCGGAAACCGCGCACCAACTGCACAATACCGGCAGCGGGGAGTTGAAGGTGCTCGCGGTCAGCACCTCGGAATCGCCCGAAATCTGCGATTACCCGGATTCCGGCAAGTTCGGCGTGCTGGCCTTCTTCGGTCCGGATGCCGACGGCCATCCGCAGACTTTCGCGCACATCGGTCGCGCCGGCGAATCGCGCGACTATTGGGAGGGCGAGTAAGTGTTCCAGCGTGTCCTGATCGCCAACCGCGGCGAAATCGCCTGCCGCGTGATCCGCACCTGCCGAAGGCTCGGCATCCACACCATCGCTGTGTACTCCGAAGCCGACCGGGACGCACAGCATGTCCGGCAGGCCGACGAAGCCTGGCCGATCGGCGGTCCGCGTCCGGACGAGTCGTACCTGCGCGTCGATGCGCTCATCGAGGTCGCAAGGAGAACCGGCGCGCAGGCGATCCATCCCGGCTACGGATTCCTGTCCGAGAACACCGGCTTCTCGCGCGCATGCAGGGAAGCCGGCATCGTGTTCATCGGACCGGACCCGGAAAGCATCGAGGCGATGGGTTCGAAAGCGGCCGCCAAGAACCTGATGGCGAAGCACGGCGTGCCCCTGGTGCCGGGTTACAGCGGCGACAACCAGGACAGCGCATTCCTCGCGAAGCAGGCGCACAAGATCGGCTATCCATTGATCCTCAAACCCTCGGCCGGCGGTGGCGGCAAGGGCATGCAAGTCGTGCGGTCGGACGCCGAGTTTCCCGACGCGCTGGCCACCGCGCAGCGTGTCGCGAAAGCCTCGTTCGGCGACGCGTCGATGCTGCTGGAACGCTACATCGAACATCCGCGCCACATCGAGTTCCAGGTGTTCGGCGACCGCCACGGCAACGTGATCCACCTCGACGAACGCGAGTGCTCGGCGCAGCGCCGTTACCAGAAGGTGCTGGAGGAAACGCCCTCGCCTTTCCTGACGCCGGAGCGCCGCGCGGCGATGGGCGCGGCGGCGGTCGCGGCGGTAAAGGCTGTCAATTACGTCGGCGCCGGCACGGTGGAATTCATCGTCGGACCGGAAGGCGATTTCCACTTCATGGAAATGAACACGCGCCTGCAGGTCGAGCACCCGGTCACCGAGATGACCCACGGCATCGATCTCGTGGAATGGCAACTGCGCATCGCCAAGGGCGAGCCGTTGCCGCTGACGCAGGACCAAGTCCATTCGCACGGCCACGCGATCGAAGTGCGTTTGTACGCGGAAGATCCAGACCACGGTTTCCTGCCCGGCTCCGGCAAGCTCATGCGGCTGCAACTGCCGGAACCTTCGCGACACGTGCGCCTCGACGGCAGCGTGATCGAGGGCGACACCGTCACGATCTTCTACGACCCGATGATCGCCAAGCTGATCGTGTGGGACGCCGATCGTCCTTCGGCGTTGCAGCGGATGCGCGAAGCACTGGCGCAATGCGAAATTGTCGGCCCGAAATCCAACGTCGCGTTCCTGGAGCGGCTGGTGCGCCATCCGACCATCATCGAACATCGCATCGACACGGGTTACCTCGATCGCCACCTCGACGAATTCGTGGCAGGCGACACGCAACCTGATGCGCGTACGGTGTTCGAAGCCACCGTCGCGGCCTTGCTGCATGACGAGCAACACGTCGCGGGCGATGCGGCCGATCCGCACTCGCCATGGAACATCGCGGATGCATGGCGCATCGGCCACGCCGGCAAGCGTGTCATTGCATTGGCAGCGGGCGGCCAGCGCCACGAAGTCGAAGCGTGGGGCCACGCCGGCAACTACCGCCTGCAAGCGGGCGAAACGACATGCGAGGTCGCAAGCGCCCGCTGGGACGGCGCCACGCTGTCGGCGCGCTTCGGCGACGAATCACGGCGGATCGACGTGCGCGCCGATGCAACGCGCGTGTTGCTGCATGACGGATCTGGCGTGCGCTGGCGTTTCGAGCGGGCGCCCGCGTTCGCGTGGGAAACCAGCGAAAACGCGTCCGGCAATCAAATCGTCGCGCCGATGCCGGGCCGCATCGTGCTGGTGAAAGCCAGGGCCGGCGACGCGGTCGAAGCCGGGCAGGAACTGCTGGTGATGGAAGCGATGAAGATGGAGCTTTCGCTGAAGGCTCCGCGCCCCGGCGCCATCGAGGCCATCGCCGCTGCCGCCGGCGATTTCGTGGAAGCCGACACGGTTCTGGTGCGCTTCGCGGATACCTGATCGACCCTCGCTGGCGCGTTCTCCCCCTTCGAAACGGTTGACCGGCCCACGCCGCGGCCGCGAAACCTGTCCGCGGCTGTCCGCACAGTGTCCGCGGACACCTTGCGCTCGCAGCAACGTCGCGCAAGTCCTTCAATTTGAAGAGCAAATGCATTGATGCCTGATTGGCATCGCACATGCACTCCTGATCGCGCGGCTGCATCCCGGGGACCATGCCGCGACACGGACAACGGGAGGTTGCGGCATGTTCGGCTATTACCTCGATCTCGCGCTGCGCAGCCTGAAGCGCAACCCCGCGCTCACCGCGTTGATGGTGGTGGCGATCGGTTTCGGCGTGGCCGCATCGATGATCACGTACTCGGTGTTCCGTGCGGTTTCCGGCAACCCGATCCCAGACAAGTCCGCGCAACTGTTCACGCCGCAGGTCGACAGTTGGGGACCGCACCAGAGCTTCAATGGCGACAACGAGCCGCCGCAGGCGCTGGACTACACCGACGCAATGGCGTTGATGCGCGCGCACGCGGCGAAGCGGCAAACCCTGTTGTATCCGGTGCAGCTTTCGCTGATGCCCGGCGGCGACCGCCGCCTGCCACTCAAGGCGAACGGCTATGCGGTGTACGGTGATTTCTTCCCGATGTTCGAGGTGCCGTTCCGCTACGGCAGCGCCTGGAATTCCGCGCAAGACGAAAGCCGCGCCCCGGTAGTCGTGCTGAGCGAGGAATTCAACCGCAAGGTGTTCGGCGACGCCAACAGCATCGGGCGGGAAATCAACCTCGACGGCCACGACTACCGCATCGTGGGCGTGACCCGGCACTGGAATCCCGTGCCGCGCTTCTATGCGCTGTTCGGCAGCAGCGGATTCGAGGAACCCGCGGATTTCTACATCCCGTTCACCCGCGCGCTGGACCTTCGGATCGACACCGCGGGCAACAACAGTTGCCGCAGGGTCACGACCATGCGCGGTTGGGACGACTGGTTGCGCAGCGACTGCGTGTGGATCACGCCGTGGGTGGAATTGGACGATGCGGCCGACGTCGCGCGGTACCGCAATTTCCTGGAAGGCTATTCCGCCGACCAGCAACACGCCGGTCGCTTCAACTGGCCACCCAACGTGCGCCTGCGCGACGTGACGCAATGGATGGCGTACATGCACGTGGTGCCGCCCGAAAGCCGCATCTCGCTGATGGTGTCGCTGGGCTTTTTCCTGATCTGCCTGGTCAACACCGTCGGGTTGCTGCTCGCGAAATTCATGCGCCGCGCCGGCGAGATCGGCGTGCGTCGTGCGCTGGGTGCATCGCGGCGCGAGATCTACCTGCAATTTCTGATCGAGGCCGGCACGGTCGGCGCGGCCGGCGGCCTGCTAGGGCTGGCGCTCACCGCTGCGGGCGTGGAGGGCGTGGGCCTGCTGTTCCGTCCCGAGATCGCGCGGCTGGCGCACGTCGACCTGTCGCTGGTGGCGTTGACGTTGGCGGTCGCGATCGCTGCCACCGTGATTGCGGCGTTCTATCCCACCTGGCGCGCGGCGCACGTGCAGCCGGCCTGGCACCTCAAGTCCAACTGATCAAGGAGCCCGGCATGCAAATCCAGCCCATCCTCGCCGCGCTTCGCCATCACAAGGCCGGCACCGTGCTGATCGCGCTGCAGATCGCGCTGACGCTGGCGATTGTGTGCAACGCACTGTTCATCATCCACCAGCGCCTGGCGCACCTGTCAGAGCCCACCGGCATCGACGAAGCCAACGTGTTCGTGATCGAAAGCCAGTGGGCGGGACAGTGGTCCGACTCGCAGATCGACTCGCAGATCCAGGCCGACCTCGCCGCGCTCCGGCAACTGCCGGCAGTGCGCGATGCGGCGCCGGCCAACTCGTATCCGCTGCGCGGCGGCGGCTGGGACAACTTCATCACGATGCGGCCCGAGCAAGTGCAGAAGACCACCGACGCGGCGGTGTACCTGAGCGACACCCACTTGCTCGACACGCTGGGACTCAAGCTGATCGCCGGGCGCAATTTCCGCCCCGATGAAATCGAACCGATGGGACTCCGCGAGAACAAGACGCCGCCGGTGGCGATCGTGACCAAGGCGCTGGCCGACAAACTGTTCCCGGACGGCTCGGCGCTGGGCAAGAGCTTCTACACCATGAGCGCGACGCCGACCACCATCATCGGCATCGTCGCGCGCCTGCAACGGCAGGAAGTCGACACCTGGTCGCGCGCTTACGCCCACCAAGCCATGCTGTGGCCGCGCCGCCTGGATCTGCAGCAGGGCACCTTCTACATCGTGCGCGCCAAGCCCGGCGAACTGGCGGCCGCGATGCGCGAAGCGCCCAAGGCGTTGTACGCGCAGAGCCGCATGCGCATCATCGACCCCAAGGACGGCGTGCTGAGCTTCGCCGAAATCCGCCATCGCGCCTACGACAGCGATCGCGGCACTGCGATCCTGATGGGCATCATCTGCGCGGTGCTGCTGGTGATCACGGGCGCGGGCATCGTCGGGCTAACCAGTTTCTGGGTCGGCCAGCGGCGCAAGCAGATCGGCATCCGCCGCGCGCTGGGCGCGACCCGTGCGGACATCCTGCACTACTTCCAGACCGAAAACCTGCTGATCGCGGGCGCCGGCGTGGCGCTGGGCGCAATCCTCGCGGTCGGCATGAACCTGTGGATGATGCGGCTGCTCGCGATGGACCGGATGCCGCTGCTGTACGTGCTGGCCGGGGTCGCCGTGCTGTTGTTGCTGGGACAGGGCGCGGTGTTCGCGCCGGCGTTGCGCGCGTCGCGCGTGTCGCCGGTGGAAGCGACCAGGAGTGTGTGATGAATGTGGGGCACCAGAAACTTCAGCTCGTCATTCCGGGGCCGCGCTGCGCGCGGAACCCGGAATCGGTTTCTGCGCCGGAAAAGACCGATTCCGGGTTCTGCCGCGATAAAGCTGCGGCAGCCCCGGAATGACGAGCAAGACGTGTCAGGAGTGAACGATGTTTGCGTATTACGTCGACCTTGCCCTGCGCAGCCTGAAACGCAACAAGGTGCTGACCGCGCTGATGGTGCTCGCGATCGCGGTGGGCATCGGCGCATCGATGACCACGCTGACGGTGCTGCACGTGCTCTCGGGCGATCCGCTGCCCGGCAAGAGCAGCCTGTTGTACTACCCGCAGATCGATCCGCAGGATGCGCGCGGGATGATGCCCGGCACATTGCCGCCGGAGCAGCTCACGCTGATCGACGGGATGAACCTGCTGCGCGCGAAACGCGCGGACCGCCAAGCCTTGATGTTCGGCGGCGCGGTGCCGATCCAGCCGGCGTCTTCCACGGTGGATCCGTTCTACGTGGAGGCGCGCTTCACCACCGCGGACTTCTTCGCGATGTTCGATGCGCCATTCCTGTACGGGCACGGCTGGACCGGCGCCGACGACGAGGCCCATGCCCGCGATGTAGTGATCACGCGCCAGCTCAACGACAAGTTGTTCAACGGCGCCGACAGCGTGGGGCGCACGCTTCGCATCGGCGACAGCACCTTCCGCATCGTCGGCGTGCTCGACACCTGGCGCCCCAATCCGCATTTCTACGACCTCAACACCGGGACCTACAACTATTACGAACAGGTGTTCCTGCCACTGCAGACCGCGCTGGACCAGCATTTCGCCCACAACGGCTCCAACGATTGCTGGGGCAACGGCACCGGCGGCGCGGGCGACATTTATCCGTCGGCCACCTGCGTGTGGCTGCAATTCTGGGTGGAACTGGACAGCCCGGCCAAGGCCGCCGCGTACAAGCAGTTCCTGATCCATTACTCGGAAGAACAGAAGGCGCTGGGCCGTTTTGTGCGTGCGCCGAACGTGCGCCTCGACAACCTGATGCAGTGGCTCAATTACAACGGCGTGGTACCGGACGACGTGCGCCTGCAGGCGTGGCTCGCATTCGGCTTCCTGCTGGTGTGCCTGCTCAACACGGTCGGGCTGATGCTGGCGAAGTTCCTGCGCCGCTCCGGCGAACTCAGCGTGCGCCGCGCACTGGGGGCGTCACGGCGCGCATTGTTCGCACAACTGCTGACCGAATCCGGCGTGGTCGGACTGGCGGGCGGCATCGGTGGATTGCTGCTGGCGATGCTCGGGCTGTGGATGGTGCAGCACCGCTCCGTCGACTACGCATCGTTGGCGCACCTCGATCCCGAAATGTTGCTGGTCACGTTTGCGCTCGCGATCGGCGCCAGCCTGCTGGCCGGGGTTTTCCCGGCATGGCGCGCTTGCAGCGTTTCGCCTGCCC encodes the following:
- a CDS encoding Methylcrotonyl-CoA carboxylase carboxyl transferase subunit — its product is MPVIPSRLDTRSDEFRGNAARLRQLTDELKAELARTAEGGGAKAREKHVARGKLLPRERVRALLDPGSPFLELSPLAAHDMYDGAAPGAGLITGIGRVHGAEVVVVANDATVKGGTYFPITVKKHLRAQEVALENRLPCIYLVDSGGAFLPLQDEVFPDKEHFGRIFYNQARMSALNIPQIAVVMGSCTAGGAYVPAMSDETIIVKEQGTIFLGGPPLVKAATGEVVDAETLGGADVHTSISGVADHFAENDAHALSIARDIVAALNRKKSMPLELAEPREPKYAAEELYGVIPTDTRRPFDIREVIARIVDGSEFHEFKARYGKTLVTGFAHIHGYPVGIVANNGILFSESALKGTHFIELCNQRNVPLVFLQNITGFMVGKKYEQAGIAKDGAKMVTAVACSHVPKFTVVIGGSFGAGNYAMCGRAYGARFLWMWPNARISVMGGEQAASVLATVKRDGIEARGGEWSKEEEETFKAPIREQYERQGHPYYASARLWDDGIIDPVDTRRVLGLAISASLNAPIAPERYGVFRM
- a CDS encoding High-affinity Fe2+/Pb2+ permease; this translates as MLGIALLVFREVLEAALIVTVVAAATRGVPRRAAFVGGGIALGALGAVIVALCMGFIEGSLGGIGQEVFEAAVLLTAVVMIGWHVTWMSSHGKEMVQHMRQVTDSVKAGSSSIAILLAVVALAVLREGSEIVLFLFGMAAGGAGKLGFLAGVPLGLAGGVAVGFALYFGLLRIPLRYFFSATNWMLVVLAAGLASSAAGFLIQANLLPAWGNQLWDTSWLLTNQSLVGQAMHALTGYEARPAGMQLVFWIATCAILVAGMAWISRSRTPARASVATPHAAT
- a CDS encoding Methylglutaconyl-CoA hydratase, which encodes MDETIRIERSGACATLTLNRPHVHNAFDDALIADVTIALEGLAGDAGVRALVLTGSGATFSAGADLNWMRRMAQASAEENRDDALRLAKLLRTLQFFPKPTIARVNGSAYGGGVGLIACCDVAIGVEGAKFALSEVKLGLVPATIAPYVVQAIGPRQARRLFVSAEIFDAAEAARIGLLHQCVAVGQLDEAVDHQLHFLTKGGPAAQHEAKQLALRTAGMTLESVERLDAENAELIARLRVSAEGQQGLGAFLEKRAPTWAAKE
- a CDS encoding Auxin-binding protein, putative, coding for MNHILNIADAQYTDLAEQSRRMGSEMPSERYGGRTAPLGRALGARKLGYNVTAIAPGKRAYPRHNHRVNEEMFFVLEGNGEVRIGDETFAVRAGDVIACPPGGPETAHQLHNTGSGELKVLAVSTSESPEICDYPDSGKFGVLAFFGPDADGHPQTFAHIGRAGESRDYWEGE
- a CDS encoding Methylcrotonyl-CoA carboxylase biotin-containing subunit; this encodes MFQRVLIANRGEIACRVIRTCRRLGIHTIAVYSEADRDAQHVRQADEAWPIGGPRPDESYLRVDALIEVARRTGAQAIHPGYGFLSENTGFSRACREAGIVFIGPDPESIEAMGSKAAAKNLMAKHGVPLVPGYSGDNQDSAFLAKQAHKIGYPLILKPSAGGGGKGMQVVRSDAEFPDALATAQRVAKASFGDASMLLERYIEHPRHIEFQVFGDRHGNVIHLDERECSAQRRYQKVLEETPSPFLTPERRAAMGAAAVAAVKAVNYVGAGTVEFIVGPEGDFHFMEMNTRLQVEHPVTEMTHGIDLVEWQLRIAKGEPLPLTQDQVHSHGHAIEVRLYAEDPDHGFLPGSGKLMRLQLPEPSRHVRLDGSVIEGDTVTIFYDPMIAKLIVWDADRPSALQRMREALAQCEIVGPKSNVAFLERLVRHPTIIEHRIDTGYLDRHLDEFVAGDTQPDARTVFEATVAALLHDEQHVAGDAADPHSPWNIADAWRIGHAGKRVIALAAGGQRHEVEAWGHAGNYRLQAGETTCEVASARWDGATLSARFGDESRRIDVRADATRVLLHDGSGVRWRFERAPAFAWETSENASGNQIVAPMPGRIVLVKARAGDAVEAGQELLVMEAMKMELSLKAPRPGAIEAIAAAAGDFVEADTVLVRFADT
- a CDS encoding ABC transporter, permease protein, which codes for MQIQPILAALRHHKAGTVLIALQIALTLAIVCNALFIIHQRLAHLSEPTGIDEANVFVIESQWAGQWSDSQIDSQIQADLAALRQLPAVRDAAPANSYPLRGGGWDNFITMRPEQVQKTTDAAVYLSDTHLLDTLGLKLIAGRNFRPDEIEPMGLRENKTPPVAIVTKALADKLFPDGSALGKSFYTMSATPTTIIGIVARLQRQEVDTWSRAYAHQAMLWPRRLDLQQGTFYIVRAKPGELAAAMREAPKALYAQSRMRIIDPKDGVLSFAEIRHRAYDSDRGTAILMGIICAVLLVITGAGIVGLTSFWVGQRRKQIGIRRALGATRADILHYFQTENLLIAGAGVALGAILAVGMNLWMMRLLAMDRMPLLYVLAGVAVLLLLGQGAVFAPALRASRVSPVEATRSV
- a CDS encoding ABC transporter, ATP-binding protein, coding for MFAYYVDLALRSLKRNKVLTALMVLAIAVGIGASMTTLTVLHVLSGDPLPGKSSLLYYPQIDPQDARGMMPGTLPPEQLTLIDGMNLLRAKRADRQALMFGGAVPIQPASSTVDPFYVEARFTTADFFAMFDAPFLYGHGWTGADDEAHARDVVITRQLNDKLFNGADSVGRTLRIGDSTFRIVGVLDTWRPNPHFYDLNTGTYNYYEQVFLPLQTALDQHFAHNGSNDCWGNGTGGAGDIYPSATCVWLQFWVELDSPAKAAAYKQFLIHYSEEQKALGRFVRAPNVRLDNLMQWLNYNGVVPDDVRLQAWLAFGFLLVCLLNTVGLMLAKFLRRSGELSVRRALGASRRALFAQLLTESGVVGLAGGIGGLLLAMLGLWMVQHRSVDYASLAHLDPEMLLVTFALAIGASLLAGVFPAWRACSVSPALLIKSN